The Reinekea forsetii genome contains the following window.
CGACTTCTTCCGGCTTGGTGTACAGGTCGTCCTGATCAACATCACTGTTGTCGACGCCATCTTCTTCACCGCCGGTGATGCCCAGTTCAATTTCAATGGTCATGCCCATCTTGTCCATACGCGTTAAGTACTGTGCGCAGATGGCCAAGTTTTCTTCGATTGGCTCTTCAGACAGATCCAGCATATGGGATGAGAAGAGGGGCTTGCCCGTTTCGGCAAAATGTTGCTCACCGGCATCGAGCAGGCCGTCGATCCACGGCAGTAATTTCTTCGCCGCGTGATCGGTGTGCAGAATCACTGGCACGCCATAGCTTTCCGCGACCGCGTGGACATATTTCGCGCCGGCGACCGCACCGAGAATGGCGGCCTCTTGCCCGGCCAGCTTCAAGCCCTTACCGGCCATAAAACCAGCGCCGCCATTGGAGAACTGAATGATAACCGGCGATTGTACTTTCGCTGCGGCTTCTAATACGGCGTTGATCGAATCCGTATTCACTACATTCACGGCCGGCAAGGCAAATTTTTCAGCCTTAGCGATGGCGAATATTTTTTGCATATCGTCACCGGCGACAACGCCTGGTTTTACTACATCTAGAATCTTAGTCATGAAGTTTCCTTTCACCTTTAGTCATATTTTGGCGGCCATGCCCGTCAATGGGAAAAGCTGACTGGCCGCGGTAAAAAAATGTTGCCCCGACGCTCAGGCCGAAGTTTAGCATATCAAGACTTGGCGCGTTCTTCCAAGATGGCGACGGCCGGCAAGGTCTTACCCTCGACGAACTCCAAAAAGGCACCACCGCCGGTCGAAATATAGGAAAAACGATCTTCCATACCGAACTTCTGCACCGCCGCGATTACATCGCCGCCACCGAGCACCGAGTAGGCATCGCTTTGCGCGATCGCTTCAGCGATGGCGCGCGTGCCTTCGGCAAAATTATCGAACTCGAACACGCCACACGGGCCATTCCATAAGATGGTCTTGGCGCCCTTGATAATCTCGGCTAGCTTGGCCACCGTTTCAGGGCCCAAATCCATGATTTGCTCGTCATCTGTGACCTGGTCAACCGGCTTGATCGTGGCCAATGCCGTGGGTGAAAATTCCGCTGCGGTGCGCACATCGATCGCGGCGGGAATATCCAAACGGGCCATCAACGCCTGTGCGTTGGGGATCAGATCTTTTTCGTAGAGCGAGGTGCCAACATTAAAGCCACGGGCAGCGACGAAGGTGTTGGAAATGCCGCCGCCGACGATCAACTGGTCGCAAACGGTAGACAGACTTTCCAGAACCGTCAGCTTGGACGACACCTTGGAGCCACCCACGATGGCCACCATCGGTCGGGCCGGGTTATCCATGACCTTGCCGAGGGCTTCCAATTCGGCCGCGAGCAGCGGTCCGGCGCAGGCGATGGGCGCAAACTTGGCCACACCGTGGGTTGAGGCCTGAGCCCGGTGGGCGGTACCGAAGGCGTCCATAACATAGACATCACACAGCGCGGCCATCTGTTTGGCGAGGCTGTCTTCATTCTTGCCTTCGCCCTTGTTGAAGCGAACATTCTCCAGAAGAATCAGGTCCGCATCCGCATCAACACCCTCGACCCAGTCCTTGACCAGCGGAATGTTCCGGCCGAGCAAGTTGCCCATATAGGCCGCAACCGGCGCCAGGGAATACTGCTCGTCATACAATCCTTCGGTCGGTCGGCCCAGGTGCGACATAACCATTACCTTGGCGCCTTGCGCTAAAGCCATCTTGATAGTCGGCAATGACGCCGTGATGCGGTTGTCAGAGGTGACATGGCCGGCATCGTCCAACGGGACATTGAGGTCTTGACGAATCAGTACTCGCTTACCAGCGAGATCCAGATCAGACATTTTGATCACAGACATGACTATTCCTTAGAGTTTGGCTACAAATGAAAAAATTGGGTGCGCTATTGTAACGAGATGGGGCTGTTTTATCACCCAAAATGTAGTTTTATTACAAAATGATTGACGCCAATCAGGTGGGTCACTGAGCATTGGCCGCGACAACGGTCGCTTAACCATCTAAAATCCGCC
Protein-coding sequences here:
- the fbaA gene encoding class II fructose-bisphosphate aldolase; amino-acid sequence: MTKILDVVKPGVVAGDDMQKIFAIAKAEKFALPAVNVVNTDSINAVLEAAAKVQSPVIIQFSNGGAGFMAGKGLKLAGQEAAILGAVAGAKYVHAVAESYGVPVILHTDHAAKKLLPWIDGLLDAGEQHFAETGKPLFSSHMLDLSEEPIEENLAICAQYLTRMDKMGMTIEIELGITGGEEDGVDNSDVDQDDLYTKPEEVAHAYEVLSAVSHRFTIAASFGNVHGVYKPGNVKLRPGILAASQTYCGEKFGLAENGLTFVFHGGSGSSPAEIKESIGYGVVKMNIDTDTQWATWNGVREYYQSNEGFLQGQIGNPTGPDAPNKKYYDPRAWLRAAQVSLVGRLEQAFTELNALNRN
- a CDS encoding phosphoglycerate kinase: MSVIKMSDLDLAGKRVLIRQDLNVPLDDAGHVTSDNRITASLPTIKMALAQGAKVMVMSHLGRPTEGLYDEQYSLAPVAAYMGNLLGRNIPLVKDWVEGVDADADLILLENVRFNKGEGKNEDSLAKQMAALCDVYVMDAFGTAHRAQASTHGVAKFAPIACAGPLLAAELEALGKVMDNPARPMVAIVGGSKVSSKLTVLESLSTVCDQLIVGGGISNTFVAARGFNVGTSLYEKDLIPNAQALMARLDIPAAIDVRTAAEFSPTALATIKPVDQVTDDEQIMDLGPETVAKLAEIIKGAKTILWNGPCGVFEFDNFAEGTRAIAEAIAQSDAYSVLGGGDVIAAVQKFGMEDRFSYISTGGGAFLEFVEGKTLPAVAILEERAKS